A part of Nerophis lumbriciformis linkage group LG25, RoL_Nlum_v2.1, whole genome shotgun sequence genomic DNA contains:
- the LOC133622049 gene encoding homeobox protein Nkx-2.5-like: MLLGGLQAAHGAAQQDLDAAMLQSPLTSTPFSVTDILKVEQQHAHYRGPPSSCMLARDSPPSFSDTDDQPMVYLGALAEDEDEDEDCGRDSGLSADGGGLQAAKMETPDGDAQERSLCVLTAGDPPSPRAAQKPRSRRRPRVLFAQAQVSELERRFKQQRYLSAPEREHLASALQLTSNQVKIWFQNRRYKCKRQRQDRGLQDAAAGPHHSQPRRVAVPVLVRDGKPCVGGGGAAQGYVATAAAAAPYAGYGYGGYPAYTYGSPAYQNTYTCTYGGLPALGPSADSQQAQNHQGGPVTSCQGIRAW, encoded by the exons ATGTTACTCGGAGGGCTTCAGGCCGCGCACGGGGCCGCGCAGCAGGACTTGGACgccgcgatgctgcagagtccgcTCACCTCCACGCCGTTCTCCGTCACGGACATCCTGaaggtggagcagcagcacgcgcACTACCGCGGCCCGCCGTCCTCCTGCATGCTGGCCCGGGACAGTCCGCCGTCCTTCTCGGACACCGACGACCAGCCCATGGTCTACCTGGGGGCGCTGGCcgaggacgaggacgaggacgaggacTGCGGGAGGGACAGCGGCTTGTCCGCGGACGGAGGCGGGCTGCAGGCGGCCAAGATGGAGACCCCCGACGGGGACGCGCAGGAGCGGA GCCTGTGCGTGTTGACGGCGGGGGACCCTCCGTCTCCGCGGGCCGCGCAGAAGCCGCGCAGTCGGCGGCGGCCCCGCGTGCTCTTCGCGCAGGCGCAGGTGTCGGAGCTGGAGCGCCGCTTCAAGCAGCAGCGCTACCTGTCCGCGCCCGAGAGGGAGCACCTGGCCTCGGCGCTGCAGCTCACGTCCAACCAGGTGAAGATCTGGTTCCAGAACCGCCGCTACAAGTGCAAGCGGCAGCGGCAGGACAGAGGCCTGCAGGACGCGGCGGCGGGGCCGCACCACAGCCAGCCCAGGCGCGTGGCCGTGCCGGTGCTGGTCCGGGACGGGAAGCCGTGCGTCGGCGGCGGCGGCGCGGCGCAGGGCTACGTCGCCACCGCCGCGGCGGCAGCGCCCTACGCGGGCTACGGCTACGGCGGCTACCCGGCCTACACGTACGGTAGCCCCGCCTACCAGAACACCTACACCTGCACGTACGGCGGCCTTCCCGCGCTGGGCCCCTCCGCGGACTCTCAGCAGGCCCAGAACCACCAAGGCGGCCCGGTGACGTCATGCCAGGGGATACGGGCCTGGTGA